A genome region from Geodermatophilus bullaregiensis includes the following:
- the efp gene encoding elongation factor P, producing the protein MATTNDLKNGMVLNLDGQLWAVTEFQHVKPGKGGAFVRTTLKNVLSGKVVDKTFNAGTKVETATVDKRNMTYLYKDGTDFVFMDGDTFDQIPVAAETVGSGADYLLENTEAVVAVHEGTPLYVELPVTMELVVEHTDPGLQGDRSTGGTKPATLETGAQIQVPLFVNTGDRLKVDTRDGRYLGRAN; encoded by the coding sequence ATGGCTACCACCAACGACCTCAAGAACGGCATGGTCCTCAACCTCGACGGCCAGCTGTGGGCCGTCACCGAGTTCCAGCACGTCAAGCCCGGCAAGGGCGGCGCGTTCGTGCGGACGACGCTGAAGAACGTGCTCTCGGGCAAGGTCGTGGACAAGACCTTCAACGCCGGCACCAAGGTCGAGACCGCCACGGTCGACAAGCGGAACATGACCTACCTGTACAAGGACGGCACCGACTTCGTCTTCATGGACGGCGACACGTTCGACCAGATCCCGGTGGCGGCGGAGACGGTCGGCTCGGGTGCGGACTACCTGCTGGAGAACACCGAGGCCGTCGTCGCCGTCCACGAGGGGACGCCGCTCTACGTCGAGCTGCCGGTGACCATGGAGCTCGTGGTCGAGCACACCGACCCGGGCCTGCAGGGCGACCGCTCCACCGGCGGCACCAAGCCGGCCACCCTGGAGACCGGCGCGCAGATCCAGGTGCCCCTGTTCGTCAACACCGGCGACCGGCTCAAGGTCGACACCCGCGACGGCCGGTACCTCGGCCGCGCCAACTGA